Proteins from a genomic interval of Prevotella sp. E13-27:
- the secA gene encoding preprotein translocase subunit SecA, producing the protein MNFANILKALFGSKADRDEKLIRPFVEKVKAAYPALQQLSNDELRARSAAIRQQVQSSAKQQKDEIEKLKATIENTPLDERASIFAKIDKLEKDALEVYEQALNEVMPEVFAIVKDTARRFAENEETIVTANDFDRELAGDPRKDFITIDGDKAIYHNHWTAGGNDLKWEMVHYDVQLFGGTVLHQGKIAEMATGEGKTLVATLPVFLNALTGNGVHVVTVNDYLAKRDSEWMGPLYMFHGLSVDCIDKHQPNSEERRRAYMADITFGTNNEFGFDYLRDNMAISPADLVQRAHNYAIVDEVDSVLIDDARTPLIISGPVPKGDVQMFEEYQPLVEKLVGVQRQLATQYLAEAKQKISEGQKLMEEGRNKKEAEQLLEEGFLSLYRSHKALPKNKPLIKYLSEDGIKSGMLKTEEIYMENNNKRMPEAVEPLYFVVDEKLNSCDLTDKGTAWLAGQVNDAQLFVLPDIASQLSAVEGDHTLNDEQRVEKKDELMAHYAVQSERVHTLQQLLKAYCMFNKDDEYVVINGEVKIVDEQTGRIMEGRRWSDGLHQAVEAKEHVKVEAATQTFATITLQNYFRMYHKLAGMTGTASTEAGEFWDIYKLDVVEIPTNKPVIRNDMDDRVYKTAREKYKAVIDEVVKMRKSGRPTLIGTTSVEISELLSRMLDMYVDPETGRREGIPHQVLNAKLHQKEADIVALAGQQDSNGMGAVTIATNMAGRGTDIKLSPEVKAAGGLAIIGTERHESRRVDRQLRGRAGRQGDPGSSVFYVSLEDKLMRLFASERIASVMDRLGFKEGEMIEHPMISKSIERAQKKVEENHFGVRKRLLEYDDVMNKQRKVVYEKRHHALMGERIGMDIANVIWDRVASVIESNDYEGCKEEFIRLFAMEVPFTQEQFEDTRNREKMEEDAFQAVLANFNRKTERIQEVAWPVIKQVYETQGQMYERIMVPITDGRHMYNIACNLQEAYDTECKSVVKQFEKQTMLHIIDEAWKENLRELDELRHSVQNASYEQKDPLLIFKLESVKLFDNMVNTMNNRTVSILTRAAIPEIQQVQEAAPEEHTDRRQYTENKQTQEEQLVDNNQRAAAQQDTRAQQPRTPIVRDKLPGRNDPCPCGSGKKFKNCHGKGLV; encoded by the coding sequence ATGAATTTCGCAAACATTTTAAAAGCCCTGTTCGGTAGCAAAGCTGACCGAGACGAAAAGCTGATCAGACCTTTCGTAGAGAAGGTGAAGGCGGCCTACCCTGCACTTCAGCAGCTTTCAAACGACGAGCTTCGTGCACGCTCAGCAGCTATCCGTCAGCAGGTACAGTCTTCTGCAAAGCAGCAGAAAGACGAGATTGAGAAACTTAAGGCAACCATTGAGAACACGCCCCTTGACGAGCGTGCAAGCATCTTCGCAAAGATTGACAAGCTGGAGAAAGACGCCCTCGAGGTGTATGAGCAGGCTCTCAATGAGGTTATGCCAGAGGTATTTGCAATAGTAAAAGACACTGCACGCCGCTTTGCCGAGAACGAGGAGACGATAGTCACAGCCAACGACTTCGACCGCGAGCTTGCAGGCGACCCACGTAAGGACTTCATCACCATCGACGGCGACAAAGCCATCTATCATAACCACTGGACAGCCGGTGGCAACGACCTTAAATGGGAGATGGTTCACTATGACGTGCAGCTCTTCGGTGGCACAGTACTCCATCAGGGTAAGATTGCCGAGATGGCTACTGGTGAGGGTAAGACCCTTGTTGCCACCCTGCCGGTATTCCTCAATGCCCTCACAGGCAATGGCGTTCACGTGGTGACTGTCAACGACTATCTGGCTAAGCGTGACTCTGAATGGATGGGGCCACTTTACATGTTCCACGGCCTTTCTGTTGACTGTATCGACAAGCACCAGCCCAACTCTGAGGAGCGTCGCCGTGCATACATGGCCGACATCACCTTCGGTACGAACAATGAGTTCGGCTTTGACTACCTGCGTGACAACATGGCCATATCACCTGCCGACCTCGTTCAGCGTGCGCACAACTACGCTATTGTCGATGAGGTTGACTCAGTGCTCATTGACGATGCCCGCACACCTCTTATCATCAGTGGTCCTGTACCAAAGGGCGACGTACAGATGTTTGAGGAATATCAGCCATTGGTGGAGAAGCTCGTTGGCGTTCAGCGCCAGCTTGCCACACAGTATCTGGCTGAGGCAAAGCAGAAGATTTCTGAGGGTCAGAAGCTCATGGAGGAAGGCCGCAACAAGAAAGAGGCCGAACAGCTTCTTGAGGAAGGCTTCCTTTCACTCTACCGTTCTCACAAGGCTCTTCCAAAGAACAAGCCACTCATCAAGTACCTGTCGGAAGACGGTATCAAGAGCGGCATGCTCAAGACCGAGGAGATTTACATGGAGAACAACAACAAGCGTATGCCTGAAGCCGTAGAGCCCCTTTATTTCGTTGTTGACGAGAAGCTCAACTCATGCGACCTCACTGATAAAGGTACCGCATGGCTGGCAGGACAGGTTAACGACGCTCAGCTCTTCGTGCTCCCCGACATTGCAAGCCAGCTCTCAGCTGTTGAGGGTGACCACACCCTTAATGACGAGCAGCGCGTTGAGAAGAAAGACGAGCTGATGGCCCACTATGCCGTTCAGTCAGAGCGTGTTCACACACTTCAGCAGCTTCTCAAGGCATACTGCATGTTCAACAAGGACGATGAATATGTTGTCATCAACGGTGAGGTGAAGATTGTCGATGAGCAGACAGGCCGTATCATGGAAGGCCGTCGCTGGAGCGATGGTCTGCACCAGGCTGTGGAGGCCAAAGAGCATGTTAAGGTAGAGGCTGCCACACAGACCTTTGCTACCATCACACTGCAGAACTATTTCCGCATGTATCACAAGCTGGCAGGTATGACTGGTACCGCTTCTACTGAGGCAGGTGAGTTCTGGGACATCTACAAGCTTGACGTTGTGGAGATTCCTACCAATAAGCCCGTTATACGTAACGACATGGATGACCGTGTCTATAAGACAGCCCGTGAGAAATATAAGGCTGTCATTGACGAGGTTGTAAAAATGCGCAAGTCAGGACGTCCTACACTTATCGGTACTACATCAGTTGAGATTTCAGAGTTGCTCTCTCGAATGCTCGACATGTATGTAGATCCCGAGACAGGTCGCCGCGAAGGCATTCCTCACCAGGTGCTTAACGCTAAGCTGCACCAGAAGGAGGCCGACATCGTGGCTCTGGCTGGTCAGCAGGACAGCAACGGCATGGGTGCTGTGACCATTGCCACCAACATGGCAGGTCGTGGTACCGATATCAAGCTCTCTCCTGAAGTGAAAGCCGCAGGCGGTCTTGCCATCATAGGCACCGAGCGCCACGAGAGCCGTCGTGTGGACCGTCAGCTGCGTGGTCGTGCCGGTCGTCAGGGTGACCCGGGCTCATCAGTGTTCTACGTATCTCTTGAAGACAAGCTCATGCGTCTGTTTGCCTCTGAGCGCATTGCTTCAGTCATGGACCGCCTTGGTTTCAAGGAGGGCGAGATGATTGAACATCCAATGATTTCGAAGAGCATCGAGCGTGCACAGAAGAAGGTCGAGGAGAACCACTTCGGTGTTCGTAAGCGTCTGCTCGAATATGATGACGTGATGAACAAGCAGCGTAAGGTGGTCTATGAGAAGCGTCACCACGCCCTCATGGGTGAGCGCATAGGCATGGACATTGCCAATGTCATCTGGGACCGCGTGGCAAGCGTTATCGAAAGCAACGACTACGAGGGCTGCAAGGAAGAGTTCATCCGTCTGTTTGCCATGGAGGTGCCGTTCACTCAGGAACAGTTCGAGGACACTCGCAACCGTGAGAAGATGGAAGAGGACGCATTCCAGGCCGTACTTGCCAACTTCAACCGCAAGACAGAGCGCATTCAGGAAGTGGCATGGCCTGTAATCAAGCAGGTATATGAAACTCAGGGACAGATGTACGAGCGCATCATGGTGCCCATCACCGATGGTCGCCACATGTACAACATTGCATGTAACCTGCAGGAGGCCTACGACACCGAGTGTAAGTCGGTAGTGAAGCAGTTTGAGAAGCAGACCATGCTCCACATCATCGACGAGGCATGGAAGGAGAACCTCCGTGAACTTGACGAGCTGCGCCACTCTGTTCAGAACGCCAGCTACGAGCAGAAGGATCCTCTGCTCATCTTCAAGCTTGAGAGCGTTAAGCTGTTCGACAACATGGTGAACACCATGAACAACCGCACTGTATCAATACTCACACGTGCTGCCATACCTGAGATTCAGCAGGTGCAGGAGGCAGCTCCAGAGGAGCATACAGACCGCCGTCAGTACACTGAGAACAAGCAGACTCAGGAGGAGCAGCTTGTTGACAACAACCAGCGCGCCGCTGCCCAGCAGGACACCCGTGCACAGCAGCCCCGCACTCCTATCGTACGCGACAAGCTCCCCGGACGCAACGACCCATGTCCTTGCGGAAGCGGCAAGAAATTTAAGAACTGCCACGGAAAAGGACTGGTATAA
- a CDS encoding ABC transporter ATP-binding protein gives MIKIENLKKQFGETIACDIPSFTVNDGDVVGLVGNNGAGKTTLFRLLLDLLKPDSGTVMINGINPAESEEWKPFTGAHIDEGFLIDYLTPEEYFSFIGKISDLTPAEVESRLNDFERFAGDEVLGQKKLIRNLSAGNKQKVGIIAALMRKPSLVILDEPFNFLDPSGQNILKHLITDYNHKTGATIIISSHNLQHTIEVSTRIALLEKGRIIKDLANENQSAKAELTAYFEVDETQDTAHEMAEDFNNDDTQESVSEESKI, from the coding sequence ATGATTAAAATCGAAAATCTCAAGAAGCAATTTGGCGAGACAATAGCCTGCGACATCCCATCGTTCACCGTTAACGATGGCGATGTTGTAGGACTCGTTGGAAACAATGGTGCCGGCAAGACCACGCTCTTCCGCTTATTATTAGACCTGTTAAAGCCTGATAGCGGAACCGTGATGATTAACGGCATCAACCCTGCTGAGAGCGAAGAGTGGAAGCCATTCACAGGTGCCCATATCGATGAGGGATTCCTCATTGACTATCTCACCCCAGAAGAGTATTTCAGCTTCATCGGTAAGATTAGCGACCTCACCCCTGCCGAGGTGGAGAGCCGTCTTAACGACTTTGAGCGTTTTGCAGGCGACGAAGTGTTGGGACAGAAGAAGCTTATTCGCAACCTTTCTGCTGGCAACAAGCAGAAGGTAGGCATCATTGCCGCACTCATGCGCAAGCCCAGTCTCGTGATACTTGATGAGCCATTCAACTTTCTTGACCCATCAGGTCAGAACATCCTGAAGCACCTCATTACTGACTACAATCACAAGACAGGTGCCACGATAATAATCAGCTCCCATAACCTCCAGCACACCATCGAGGTATCAACACGCATTGCGCTGCTTGAGAAAGGCAGAATCATCAAAGACCTCGCTAACGAGAATCAAAGTGCTAAGGCCGAGCTTACCGCTTATTTCGAGGTTGATGAGACTCAAGACACAGCACACGAAATGGCTGAAGATTTCAATAACGACGACACACAAGAAAGTGTATCGGAAGAGAGCAAAATATAA
- a CDS encoding HU family DNA-binding protein — translation MTKAEIISNIAEQTGMNKREIAITVEAFMEEIRNSLANNKENVYLRGFGSFIVKHRAQKTARNISKNTTLVIEAHDLPAFKPAKSFIDRMDGIEVIEED, via the coding sequence ATGACTAAAGCTGAAATAATTAGCAACATTGCCGAACAGACAGGCATGAACAAGCGTGAGATTGCCATCACTGTTGAAGCATTCATGGAAGAGATTCGCAACAGCTTGGCTAACAACAAAGAGAACGTTTATCTCCGCGGTTTTGGTAGCTTCATCGTTAAGCATCGCGCACAGAAGACAGCTCGTAACATCTCAAAGAACACTACCCTCGTTATTGAGGCTCACGACCTGCCAGCATTCAAGCCTGCCAAGAGTTTCATTGATCGCATGGACGGCATTGAGGTTATAGAGGAAGACTAA
- a CDS encoding ribonuclease E/G, whose translation MTSEVIIDVQPKDISIALLEDKQLVEYQNEPRSASYSVGNIYIGKVRKVMPGLNACFVDVGSERDAFLHYLDLGLQFSSFEKYLKQVASDRKKLYPLQKAMRLPDLPKEGTIQSMVQVGQEVLVQVVKEPINTKGPRLTCDLSFAGRYMVLIPFGDKVSVSSKIKKGEERSRLKQLVQSMKPKNFGVIVRTVAEGKRAAELDQELKVLLKRWEDAITRVQKTTERPQLIFEEQSRSVALIRDLFNPTYDGIYVNDSDVYDQIHDYVSLIAPERADVVKLYNGNVPIFDNFNVTKQIKSGFGRTVNYKRGAYLIIEHTEAMHVVDVNSGTRIKKDNGQEENALETNLGAADELARQLRLRDMGGIIVVDFIDMNLAEDRQLLYERMCENMKKDRARHNILPLSKFGLMQITRQRVRPAMDVAVEENCPTCHGTGKIKSSILFTDQLESKIDSLVNKIGIRRFTLHVHPYVAAFINKGVFSLKRRWQLKYGFGLDIVASQKLAFLQYEFYDQNRQLIEMQEEIDKA comes from the coding sequence ATGACAAGTGAAGTAATCATCGATGTACAGCCGAAGGACATCTCCATCGCCCTGCTTGAAGACAAGCAGCTCGTGGAGTATCAGAACGAGCCTCGCTCGGCCTCCTATTCTGTAGGCAACATCTACATCGGCAAAGTCCGCAAGGTTATGCCCGGACTGAATGCTTGCTTCGTGGATGTCGGCTCTGAGCGCGACGCGTTTTTGCACTATCTGGACTTGGGACTTCAATTTAGCTCTTTTGAGAAATATCTCAAACAAGTAGCCAGCGACCGCAAGAAGCTCTATCCGCTTCAGAAAGCCATGCGTCTGCCAGACCTGCCTAAAGAGGGAACCATTCAGTCAATGGTACAGGTGGGACAGGAGGTGCTGGTACAGGTTGTCAAGGAACCCATCAACACTAAGGGTCCACGTCTCACCTGTGACCTCAGTTTCGCTGGCCGCTACATGGTACTCATCCCATTCGGCGACAAGGTATCGGTAAGTTCAAAAATCAAGAAAGGCGAAGAGCGCAGCCGCTTGAAGCAGCTGGTGCAGAGCATGAAGCCAAAGAATTTTGGCGTCATCGTGCGCACCGTTGCAGAAGGAAAGCGAGCAGCAGAACTCGACCAGGAACTTAAAGTACTCTTAAAGCGTTGGGAAGACGCCATCACACGTGTTCAGAAGACCACAGAGCGCCCACAGCTCATCTTCGAGGAGCAAAGCCGCAGCGTCGCACTCATCCGCGACCTTTTCAACCCCACCTATGACGGCATCTACGTCAACGACTCCGATGTCTATGACCAGATTCACGACTACGTCTCACTCATAGCCCCTGAAAGGGCCGACGTAGTGAAGCTTTACAACGGTAACGTGCCCATCTTTGACAATTTCAACGTTACCAAGCAGATAAAATCGGGATTCGGACGTACCGTCAACTACAAGCGCGGCGCTTACCTCATCATTGAGCACACCGAGGCCATGCACGTGGTCGATGTGAACAGCGGAACACGTATCAAGAAAGATAACGGACAGGAAGAAAATGCTCTTGAGACCAATCTCGGAGCTGCCGACGAGCTGGCACGCCAGCTGCGACTGCGCGACATGGGAGGCATCATCGTCGTTGACTTCATCGACATGAACCTCGCTGAAGACCGCCAGCTGCTTTATGAGCGCATGTGCGAGAACATGAAGAAAGACCGCGCACGCCATAACATCCTGCCTCTGTCGAAGTTTGGACTGATGCAGATCACACGTCAGCGCGTGCGTCCTGCCATGGACGTTGCCGTTGAGGAGAACTGCCCCACATGTCACGGCACAGGCAAGATAAAGTCGAGCATCCTGTTCACCGACCAACTGGAGAGCAAAATTGACAGTCTCGTCAACAAGATAGGCATACGTCGTTTCACATTGCACGTACATCCCTATGTTGCAGCATTCATCAACAAGGGCGTATTCTCGCTCAAACGCCGCTGGCAGCTGAAGTACGGCTTCGGTCTGGACATTGTCGCCAGCCAGAAGCTTGCATTCCTGCAGTACGAGTTCTACGATCAGAACCGCCAGCTCATTGAGATGCAAGAAGAAATTGACAAGGCCTAA
- a CDS encoding DNA methyltransferase translates to MTASIKRELFGDIDFTSLKDNLKFKESDVREEIIMPLLSYLGYGSRNIIRELTLHHPFLHVGSNKDKPITLIPDYVFRIENSYAWVLDAKGPRENLQEKNYVEQAYCYAAHPEVRSNYFALCNGIEFVLYRTNGYNEPLLHFFLDEIDYYVEKLKILLSPDSFHLGKQLTYIPSQNADFDYLTRKLPNEIKTHKQAAKRHFGVHGYFTKQSWDIVQEYIKNFSKPGDIVLDPFGGTGVTAIEAWITNRKGINVDINPMAIFMVDALTTMVNQNELVSAFDDIKRKYLKHEPKTEEEIAEAILKYPQPKPIPLTKDSDVKTADMLFSDKQKAQLGYLKYLILKQKDENVKKTLMLMFSGLVTKINLTYHQSDGRSEGRGNASAFAYYRYRLAKQPVELDVMKYFEIRLRKVIEAKNEIRGYVNDNTKDNLKIVKGSATDLKFISSESVDNIYTDPPYGAKIAYLDLSAMWNAWLDIEPTEEDYQNEAIEGGGHSKSKSDYNKLISESIKEMYRVLKFDRWMSFVFAHKDPEFWHLIIDTAEQCGFEYVGAVPQKNGQSSFKKRQNPFTVLSGQLIINFKKVRTPKAMMKAHLGMDTAEMVIQTIEGVIANNDGATIEQINDELILKGLELGFLDLLKKEYTDLTPILKNNFDYDSSTQKYQLRKNTAFSTHIDVNMRIRYILRSFLVRMERERQKVTFDDIILNVIPLLRNGSTPENQTVLKVLEDIGQRSGDNYWTLKKNDQQLNLFG, encoded by the coding sequence ATGACTGCATCTATCAAGAGAGAGTTGTTTGGTGATATTGATTTCACTTCACTCAAAGACAATCTAAAGTTCAAGGAGTCTGATGTCCGTGAGGAGATTATAATGCCACTTCTATCATATTTAGGGTATGGAAGCCGCAATATAATTCGTGAACTTACATTGCATCACCCTTTTTTGCACGTTGGTTCAAATAAGGATAAACCCATAACCCTCATTCCTGATTATGTTTTTAGAATAGAAAATAGTTATGCATGGGTACTTGACGCGAAGGGTCCAAGAGAAAACTTGCAGGAGAAAAATTATGTAGAACAAGCTTACTGTTATGCTGCACATCCCGAAGTAAGAAGCAACTATTTTGCTTTGTGCAATGGTATTGAATTCGTGTTATATAGGACCAATGGCTATAATGAACCTTTATTGCATTTTTTTCTTGACGAGATAGACTATTATGTAGAGAAACTGAAGATATTGCTTTCGCCGGACAGTTTTCATTTGGGAAAACAGCTTACGTATATTCCATCACAAAATGCAGATTTTGACTATCTCACGCGAAAACTCCCAAACGAAATAAAAACGCATAAACAAGCTGCAAAAAGACATTTTGGCGTTCATGGCTATTTTACAAAGCAGTCATGGGACATAGTACAGGAATACATCAAGAATTTTAGCAAGCCTGGCGATATTGTACTTGACCCTTTTGGTGGAACTGGTGTTACTGCAATTGAAGCTTGGATAACTAATCGTAAGGGTATTAATGTGGACATAAACCCAATGGCCATTTTTATGGTTGATGCACTCACAACGATGGTTAATCAAAATGAGTTGGTTTCAGCCTTTGATGATATAAAGAGAAAATATCTTAAGCATGAGCCTAAAACTGAGGAAGAAATAGCCGAAGCCATACTTAAATATCCTCAACCTAAGCCCATCCCACTAACTAAAGATTCGGATGTCAAGACAGCAGACATGCTGTTCAGTGATAAGCAAAAAGCACAACTTGGCTATCTGAAATACCTAATTCTAAAACAGAAAGATGAGAACGTGAAGAAAACGCTTATGTTGATGTTCTCGGGTCTTGTTACAAAGATAAACTTAACATATCATCAATCTGATGGACGAAGTGAAGGAAGAGGGAATGCAAGTGCATTTGCTTATTATCGCTATCGTTTGGCTAAACAACCTGTAGAACTTGATGTAATGAAATACTTCGAGATTCGTCTTCGAAAGGTTATTGAGGCAAAGAATGAAATACGCGGTTATGTCAACGATAATACAAAAGATAATCTCAAGATAGTAAAAGGTTCTGCCACAGATCTTAAATTCATCTCATCAGAGAGTGTCGATAATATATATACTGACCCTCCATATGGTGCAAAAATTGCCTATCTTGATTTATCGGCTATGTGGAATGCCTGGTTAGATATAGAACCCACAGAGGAAGATTATCAGAACGAAGCCATAGAGGGAGGAGGACACTCAAAATCAAAATCAGACTATAACAAATTGATTTCAGAAAGTATCAAAGAGATGTATCGCGTGTTGAAATTCGACCGATGGATGTCTTTTGTGTTTGCACATAAAGACCCTGAGTTTTGGCACCTCATTATTGATACTGCTGAGCAGTGTGGTTTTGAATATGTAGGTGCAGTTCCCCAAAAGAACGGACAATCTAGTTTCAAGAAACGCCAGAATCCATTTACTGTTCTTAGCGGACAACTCATTATCAATTTTAAGAAAGTGCGTACTCCAAAGGCAATGATGAAAGCTCATCTTGGTATGGATACTGCAGAGATGGTTATACAAACAATAGAAGGAGTTATAGCCAATAATGATGGGGCAACTATTGAGCAAATCAATGATGAACTTATCTTAAAAGGACTTGAATTAGGTTTCCTGGATTTATTAAAGAAAGAATACACAGATCTAACTCCAATTCTGAAGAATAATTTTGACTACGATAGTAGCACTCAGAAGTATCAGCTTCGCAAGAATACTGCTTTCTCTACTCATATTGATGTAAATATGCGTATTCGTTATATTTTAAGGAGTTTCCTGGTAAGAATGGAAAGGGAACGTCAGAAAGTAACATTCGATGATATTATTTTGAACGTAATACCTCTGCTTAGGAATGGCAGTACACCCGAAAATCAGACAGTTTTGAAAGTCCTTGAAGATATTGGCCAAAGATCTGGGGATAATTATTGGACACTTAAAAAAAACGACCAACAACTGAATCTGTTCGGCTGA
- a CDS encoding pectate lyase, which produces MKKTIFTFLALLSSLMGNAQQSWDFTSTNSADITALSAAATEWTYTDTSKRYENINAIDGALKAGETELLTTKGLLFKAAAKKLRIDVDKRVQLAGKNVEVTIPNLKKGQQVTISFASTGTTALTLDNQVNLENTSGFTAADKNTTQSGTGTVAADGNVTFSSTVGSVNIFSISVSESGQQGGGDDPQPEGDDHSVAKNLLKNQAGLKLFSADVRYYNTDELSNILVDNSKVTVTTSSEAADVYDGRVSEISFCKKSDEATPGEIENVGVEITEAAGWQESLYLKWSFFEGATSYNVYVKGGKYADFTKIDQQLVRKYSNYGRADVVGLVEGSYEVKVVPVTDDAEVADKASLAKNIMVRNYDRSGFAHFNYTSGVGAYNDDGSLKAGAVVIYVTAANAKTVKATLSSGEFTGLQGIVTAFEKGNVTTPLAIRFIGTIKAADVDEFGSSAEGIQVKGRKADSELNITFEGIGDDATIQGFGFLCRNSKSVEFRNFGIMRCMDDGISLDTDNSNIWIHNIDVYYGKHGSGDHAKGDGAIDVKSDSKFVTLAYCHFWDTGKSNMFGMKSESGPNYITYHHNWFDHSDSRHPRIRTMSVHLYNNYYDGNSKYGVGVTTGASCFAENNYFRHTHDPLLSSKQGTDAKGDGTFSGENGGIIKSFGNIYAENGGSSYYVPITYQTNNTSFDCYEAATRDEQVPATVKTLAGGTTYDNFDTDASKMYSYTPDAAIDVPAIVTGYYGAGRMNHGDCQFTFNNATDDTDYAVNSALETLIDNYKSGLVAIYGDENAVSGEQGQGVQEDTTQINPVPVPEGIIFTSFSANGTPSNSFFTVTGSGSNSKGEVTIDGVKYGTCLKMEKDTKVSFTITKAMTMTLYFGPSETASIEINGNKITGSGNTYTQQLEAGNYELTKDKSVNLFGIKLEPVEPAE; this is translated from the coding sequence ATGAAGAAAACTATATTTACTTTCCTTGCATTGCTGTCGTCGCTGATGGGCAATGCTCAGCAGAGCTGGGACTTCACCAGTACAAACTCTGCCGACATTACTGCGCTCAGTGCTGCTGCAACAGAGTGGACATACACTGATACAAGCAAGCGATACGAGAATATAAATGCCATTGACGGCGCTCTGAAGGCTGGCGAAACTGAACTTCTTACCACCAAGGGACTGCTGTTCAAGGCTGCTGCTAAAAAGCTGAGAATTGATGTTGATAAGCGTGTGCAGTTGGCTGGAAAAAATGTCGAAGTGACCATTCCTAATCTGAAGAAAGGTCAGCAGGTGACCATCTCATTTGCTTCAACAGGCACCACGGCGCTTACTCTTGATAATCAGGTGAACCTTGAGAACACAAGTGGTTTTACTGCTGCAGACAAGAACACCACACAATCAGGAACAGGCACTGTTGCTGCCGATGGCAATGTTACATTCTCATCTACCGTAGGTAGCGTCAACATCTTCTCTATCTCTGTTTCCGAAAGTGGTCAGCAGGGTGGGGGCGATGATCCTCAGCCTGAAGGCGATGACCACTCGGTGGCAAAGAACCTGCTGAAGAATCAGGCTGGTCTGAAGCTTTTCTCAGCCGATGTGCGCTATTACAATACTGACGAGTTGAGCAATATCCTTGTTGACAATTCAAAGGTTACCGTGACCACAAGCTCTGAGGCTGCCGATGTCTATGACGGACGTGTCAGCGAAATCAGCTTCTGCAAGAAGAGCGACGAGGCAACTCCTGGAGAGATAGAGAACGTCGGTGTAGAGATTACTGAGGCTGCCGGATGGCAGGAGTCACTCTATCTGAAGTGGAGCTTCTTCGAGGGTGCCACATCTTATAATGTATATGTTAAAGGTGGCAAGTATGCCGACTTCACTAAGATAGACCAGCAGCTTGTGCGCAAATATTCCAACTATGGCCGTGCCGATGTCGTTGGCTTGGTAGAAGGCTCCTATGAGGTAAAGGTAGTTCCTGTGACCGATGATGCCGAGGTTGCCGACAAAGCCAGCCTGGCAAAGAATATCATGGTCAGGAACTATGACCGTTCAGGCTTTGCCCACTTCAACTACACGTCGGGCGTTGGTGCCTATAACGACGATGGTTCTCTGAAGGCTGGCGCTGTGGTCATCTATGTTACAGCAGCCAATGCCAAGACTGTTAAGGCAACCCTTAGCAGTGGTGAGTTCACAGGCTTGCAGGGCATTGTCACAGCCTTTGAGAAGGGCAACGTGACCACTCCTCTCGCCATCCGCTTCATAGGCACCATCAAGGCTGCCGATGTTGATGAGTTCGGCAGCTCGGCAGAGGGAATCCAGGTGAAGGGAAGGAAGGCCGACAGCGAGCTTAACATCACTTTTGAGGGTATTGGCGACGATGCCACCATTCAGGGCTTCGGCTTCCTCTGCCGCAACAGTAAGAGCGTTGAGTTCCGCAATTTCGGCATCATGCGATGCATGGACGACGGCATCTCTCTCGATACCGACAACTCAAACATCTGGATTCACAACATCGATGTCTATTACGGCAAGCACGGCTCTGGCGACCATGCCAAGGGCGACGGTGCCATCGACGTGAAGAGCGACTCAAAGTTTGTCACACTCGCTTACTGTCATTTCTGGGATACAGGTAAGAGCAACATGTTTGGCATGAAGAGCGAGTCGGGACCAAACTACATCACCTACCACCACAACTGGTTCGACCACTCTGACTCACGCCATCCGCGCATCCGCACCATGAGCGTTCATTTGTATAACAACTACTACGACGGCAACTCAAAGTATGGCGTAGGCGTTACCACAGGAGCCAGCTGCTTCGCTGAGAACAACTACTTCCGTCACACCCACGATCCTCTGCTCTCTTCCAAGCAGGGAACCGACGCCAAGGGCGACGGCACCTTCTCTGGCGAGAATGGCGGCATCATCAAGTCGTTTGGCAACATCTATGCAGAGAATGGCGGCAGCTCATACTATGTGCCCATCACCTATCAGACGAACAACACCAGCTTCGACTGCTATGAGGCTGCCACTCGCGATGAGCAGGTTCCTGCCACTGTGAAGACCCTTGCAGGCGGCACTACCTATGACAATTTCGATACCGATGCCTCTAAGATGTACTCATACACCCCTGACGCAGCTATCGATGTGCCTGCCATCGTTACAGGCTATTATGGCGCAGGACGCATGAATCACGGCGATTGTCAGTTCACGTTTAACAATGCTACCGACGATACCGATTATGCTGTAAATAGCGCTCTTGAGACTCTCATCGACAACTATAAGTCTGGTCTTGTAGCCATCTATGGCGACGAGAACGCAGTGAGCGGTGAGCAGGGGCAGGGAGTGCAGGAGGACACCACTCAAATCAATCCCGTACCAGTGCCAGAGGGCATCATCTTCACTTCATTCTCTGCTAATGGCACCCCAAGCAACTCGTTCTTCACAGTAACCGGTAGCGGTTCTAACTCAAAGGGCGAGGTCACTATTGATGGTGTAAAGTATGGCACATGTCTGAAGATGGAGAAGGACACAAAGGTAAGCTTCACCATCACCAAGGCCATGACAATGACCCTTTACTTCGGTCCCTCTGAGACTGCCAGCATCGAGATTAACGGTAACAAGATAACTGGCAGTGGTAATACCTATACTCAGCAACTCGAAGCTGGAAACTACGAGCTGACGAAAGACAAGTCAGTAAATCTCTTCGGAATAAAGCTTGAGCCCGTCGAGCCTGCTGAGTAA